In the genome of Odontesthes bonariensis isolate fOdoBon6 chromosome 20, fOdoBon6.hap1, whole genome shotgun sequence, the window AACACGTACGACACGGAAACACTGAGCGGACGTTCGTCTTCTCCCAGACGGAAAACCAAGCGGCGGCGGTTTGATtgtcttttctctctttaaagggacgacAAAGTAAAGCATGGTGGGAACTTCTCCATGTGCAGGGAGAAACGAGACGATCGAAACATCACAAAAATGAAGAATTCTGTTCCGGAAACGAACAAATAACTCGattaatttgaaatgaaaaccaCGGAGCATAAATTAAACATGGTCATCAATCTCTCTGACAACAAAGGTCCACTCTGAAGACGTTTGTCCACATAATGACACCACATTTTACAGACTTTAGAAATACTGAATTgggaatttgaactttttttttaacctctcacCATCAGTGAGCTCAAAAACTCACTCTTTGGTGTttctaaaagctaaaaaaaaagctaaaacaaagGATTGTGTGAGCTAACCAACCCAAACTATCTTTATTAAACACAAATAAGCTTTTAGGCGTGTTACTGATGGATAATTCACCCATAAAAAGACcacttcagctgatccaaagtgCTGCAAAGACTCGGTTTAACATATGAGGGGAGGCTGCTTGGTTGGTTTCTGTTTTGgtttgtaaaaatgtttttttttccccattttaacAATTAGTTATTTTAATTGATCTTTTAAAGAAGAGGTGAAGTAATTGTGtggtttgttcttttttttgtggccaGTTTTAAACAGTAGCTCCAAATCCAAACATCAGAAAGCAAAGGAAGAACCTCGCTACAGAGATGTAGCGCGCTAGCACGTTAGCATACGGTTGTAGCCAGACTCTGATGAGTCATTGTTAACTGAAAAACATCTTAATTTCTACAGTCCTGCGGGAAATTTGTTGCTTGAAACTAGATTCAAGGGAAATCCTGAATACAGAAATCAGACACAAAGATATAACGATCTTTTCAAATttacatcaaatcaaattggATTTGAAGGTCCTTTTCATGGATATAATGTGCAAAAGCTTTTTTAtccatccaaagaaaatgaGTGCaggagccaatcagagcagatggGCCTTTCAGGGTGGAAAAAGCTCCCTTATTTTTATAAAAACAGCACTTTTTCCAGTTAAAGTGGTTTGTTTTAGCACTCCAAGGCTGTGCTAGCTAGCTGTCATGCTAGGTCTCACGTTTTATTTACGTCTTCGCTCCATCATCCAATTCCACTTCGTCTTAAGAGCTTTTCTTTCTCCATAAAACTACTTCTGTAAGTAGCAGACAGGACTGTTAATCAGAGTTAAGTTCTGCAACATTACAGAGGAGCCTCTCTATGATTGAGTATCTTTTTATTCATGCTAGGTACCCACAATGCTAACAACAGAAACCTTAAAATGCCCAaatctgctgtgaaaaggaGCAAAATCTTTTCTTCTTATATTGTGCTGAGAAACCACACAATGACACACCTTCAATAAACTTTTTGACCAGTCAGAAATGCAACTTCTTCAAGCTATTAGCGTATGTCGCTAACGCTACTTAGCTAGGTGAGAAGGCTGCAGGTGCAGAGCTGTTTTAACGTGGATACTTGGGAAGCTATTTAGATGGCCTTTAATTTGGTTTGGAAGAAGAAGCAGTTTGACGATGTCGTGAAACGTCCGAAACAGACGCCAGTTTCTGTGCCTCAGAGGTTAAAATGTACCAAACAAAACACAGGTGGGCGTAAAGCCTGATAACAGGCGAGGAAAGAGGGGAAAGCTGGTGTTTTTGACAGATATTTGATGGTATTTTAGAGTCTTTGGGTCAGACTTGTACTGGATCCTTAGATCCGGTTGCATCACGATGGTCCTACAGTCAAAATGTGAGAAATCGATTTATTTAAATCGTCTGATGCTAATGTTCTGGACGACACAAATTTACGTGGAAATGTTTCGCAGTTTTAGCGTCTCGTGGAGAATTCGGGGACTTTTTTTATGGCCCCAGATGCCTCTGAAAGGTTTAACATTTTACCACCGAAACACTCACCCGGGGAGGAAATTTGTGCAATTTGAAatctacaaaaacaaacagaaagagatgcagttttatgcttttttttgttttttatttagggCAATTAGGAGAAGAATTTAAAGCAGCAATAACGTCATCATGAAATCAGATTCAATGTTTGAGTGTTTTTACacacgaaaaaaaaaagttttgttgctacttttaatgtgtttttttttaagagttccTCGAAAACTCGTTAAAACGACTCGTTTTGGGTCTCACTGGAATTCTGTTTTCAGTCCCGTCCCGGCCACATCGCGTAACTCCGGCGCTACTCCGGCGCTACTCCGGCGCTACTCCGGCGTAACTCCGGCGCTACTCCGGCGTAACGCCGGCGTAACTCCGGCGCGTAACTCCGGCGCTACTCCGGCGTTACTCCGGCGTTACTCCGGCGTTACTCCGGCGTAACTTCGGATGTAACTTCGCCGTTACTCCGGCGTTACTCCGGCGTTACTCCGGCGTAACTTCGGATGTAACTCCGGCGTTACTCCGGCGTAACTTCGGATGTAACTCCGGCGTTACTCCGGCGTAACTTCGGATGTAACTCCGGCGTTACTCCGGCGTAACTCCGGACGTAACTCCGGCGTAACTCCGGCGTAACTCCGGCGTAACTCCGGATGTAACTCCGGACGTAACTCCGGATGTAACTCCGGCGCTACTCCGGCGTTACTCCGGACGTAACTCCGGATGTAACTTCGGATGTAACTCCGGCGTTACTCCGGCGTAACTTCGGATGTAACTCCGGCGTTACTCCGGCGTAACTTCGGATGTAACTCCGGCGTTACTCCGGCGTAACTCCGGACGTAACTCCGGCGTAACTCCGGCGTAACTCCGGCGTAACTCCGGATGTAACTCCGGACGTAACTCCGGATGTAACTCCGGCGCTACTCCGGCGTTACTCCGGCGTAACTCCGGATGTAACTCCGGCGTAACTCCGGCGTAACTCCGGTGTAACTCCGGCGTTACTCCGGCGTAACTTCGGATGTAACTCCGGCGTTACTCCGGCGTAACTTCGGATGTAACTCCGGCGTTACTCCGGCGTAACTCCGGACGTAACTCCGGATGTAACTCCGGATGTAACTCCGGCGCTACTCCGGCGTTACTCCGGCGTAACTCCGGATGTAACTCCGGCGTAACTCCGGCGTAACTCCGGATGTAACTCCGGATGTAACTCCGGCGTAACTCCGGCGTGACTTCGGCGTAACTTCGGAGTCTCTGACGGTGATTTTCGGCCTAATCTGAACTCGAGTGTCGCTATAGTGCAAAATATGAAAACGTTTGTAacgtttctttaaaaaaaaaacgaaaaaaaacagacataatATTATTAACAATAacattaatattattaatatatttactaacaataataattataacaacaacatggtAACATAAAGAAGTGTTTGGTTCCAGCAGCCGGGCCAACTTGTTTCTTTCAAGTATCTCtcaacacgcacacgcacagacacacacacacatgcacacgcacacgtgCACTTCCATAATAATACATAAGAGTCTTCCTCCCTCTTCCTCCAACATTTTCAAAAAGTAAACAGTTGGGAgaacaaacataaacaaagtaaaatacAATAAGATCGTAATACGTGAAACAAGTTGCATAGTTTTGAGATTCAGTTCGTAGTTTTTTCAGGCACCTCGTCTCTCCGCGGTCTGACTGGGAGAGCGGTGCTTGAGCGCCACATAAATAAGCCTCGCTCCCTCCGTttgtaacaaaaatatattagatattcttttttttttctgtttttctttttttttctgaaagtgCCATCGAGACTCTGTGAGTTCTGCTGAAGGAGTCCGGAGTTTTTATCCCAGAGAGCGACTCGGCCGGAGGACGGACGGCTGAAGGAGTCGCCCGTCTCGCCCTCCGTCCCGTCCCAGAGGGCCGCCTCGTCCTCGCCGGCCTCTCCGGTCCAGTTTGTTCTATCCGGGGGGGCTTCTCCGCGTTTACGAGCAGCCGCACTCCTCCACGATCATGTTCTGGATGTCCTTCTTGATGATCTTCTGCTCCTCGTTGTAGTACAGCATGGACATGGCGCGTAGCCGGGTGGGCACGCAGCACGACCGCAGGTTCTGGAAGGGGCTGTAGCCCCGCATGCGGTAGTGGCTGATGACGGTGGAGTGGAAGGACAGCGTGGATCCAGTGATGCTCGCCACGTGGGAGGGGCACTCGCCCTCGCAGTAGTTGGCGTGGTAACCCGACGGCGCTATTATCCAGTCGTTCCAGCCGATGTCTTTGAAGTTGACGTAGAACTGCCGCTTGCAGCAGACGCGCACCTTCCCGTCGCACTCCAGCCCGCGCTTCCGGCGCCGCCGCGCGTCGCTGCCGTCGCCCTGCCGGACCACCGCCATGAGGAAGGGCCGGTGGGACTGTTCCCGCTGGCTGCCGCGCTGCGACGCCTCCGAGCCCCCGGAAACCAGGACGATGGTGGCGCCGGTGTCGGCGCAGAGCGGGCAGGACACCCGGAGGCTGAGCGTGGCGCCCGCGCCCTCCAGCAGCGCCTGCACCGCCGCGGACACCGGGAAGGTGTGCCAGCCGCTGCGCCGCGTGTCCACGCTCTTCTCCGCCAGCAGCAGGTCGTCCTGCGGCGGCGACGGGCGTCCGTTGGGGAGTCGGCGCTGCTGGAAGACACGGATGGTGACTTTGGCCCGGCTCCGGTTGGCCTTGGCCAATCGGAGGAAGAGCCAGACGTTGGCCTGCTCCACCAGAGACATGTCGCCGCCTTCTTTAGAGAGGACGAAGTTGACCAGGCCGGGAGCCTCACCTGAGGGAGACAGAGACGGAGAACGTTACACCAGGTCCGGCTACCGCAAACATATCTCAGGTCTCACACATCCACCATGTTTCATCTTTACCagtcattaaagggatagttcgcctcttttgacatgaagctgtatgacatcccatactagcaacatcatttatgaacattttcttacattacatcacatcacattagggtcattctgcagacgcttttatccaaagagactgacaatcagtgtgttccacatcggtaggaaaaagaacttcaggtcacaagaaatcataagtgcatttccttccaaaaccaaacagctaagagcagaactagtgctagagtaagtgcgataagttaggtaccgagacaaatgggaagacaatttagaaaacaaataagtgcgtaaggagctgggaggaaacaggtgatgtcctaagagggcggatctgtgTAGCGTTTCCTGAAGAAACACTaacgagttccagcctcgttttggtgctgatgaaggtagtccggctagttggctgcgttttaaaaagaataaagcgttttgcttctcaaaacaatatgcgttcaaaagtgTAATGTCATGTCCATGCAGGGGATTACTTTTTCCGAACACCAGAATCTcagttttatctttatttaggtTCAAACATGCCTGTACCTCCCCGAGACCATCCTGCAGCATCTGTACTGCGGACCGGCTGCCGTTGGTGGTTACAGGCAGATACATTTGAACGTCGTCTGCAAAGCAATGAAAAAGgactttgtgctttttaaaaatggaaccCAGGGGGAGCACGTACAGGGCAAAAAGAACAGGTGCTAATATCGACCCTTGGGGTACACCACAGTCACCATTCGATTGATCTGAGTGTGTATAGATTGAAGGTTTTGACATCAGCGGTGTTCCACAGGCTTCTGGGTCCTGGAATCACCTTTATTTATTCTATATATGATCAATCGTATATCAATCGTATGTagtttgaacgcatattgttttgagaagcaaaacgctttattttttaaaccccagccaactagccggactaccttcatcaacaccaaaactcagctggaactctgctcacaggacgcagcagggggtaagaagatgttcagaaatgatgttgctgatatgggatgttacacagcttcatgtcaaaagaggcgaaatgTCCCTTTAAGCTGTGGTCGgtgcaacaaaataaataaaggaggtaAAAAGAATTCTATTTGTAGATGACAGAAAACTGAACGTTACTCTGACAACAACACGGATGCTTCAGATTATATCAGATAATTAACTGATTATAAACACACTTTACAACATGTAAAGAGTCACTTCCACTGAAACAACATGGAGACAGTGAACGCACCATGGGTCaacatgtgtgtgtgaagaCGCCCTCATTATGTGTTTGCCACATCTGAGCTTTAACACACTCACTCATCATTATGctaccatcacacacacacacacatttaactCTTTCTGCTGACTCGGCAGCAGCGGTCAGAGGTTTTGGAGTCAGGCGGCGTTTAAAGCAGCTAATGGTTCCCACCAGGAGCTGCGTTGTCCTTTCTGTAGCCCGGCGTGAGCAAACCGAGCCTTTCTCCTCCTCACAATGAGTTCAGATCAGAGCCGTGACATGAGAAATGAGtccaggagcagctggaggATGTGTGCAGTGTCTGAGCTGAGTCGGAGGGTTTTCTGGGAGGATGCTGAGGCTCTTTGGCCATAAAAAGTTCTTTTTTCACTTCGGTTCGTGAACAGATTGTGCATTTTATGACCTTAGAATATCAGAAAAACAGACTCCAGAGCCGACATTCCCCCGACCAAACAGCCCAAAACTCGTTTTACAGTCTTATAAAAGGAAGAAAACGGAGCCATGCCTGAGGAGATTACCTGAAAGCTTGTTAAACACGACTATTCACCCACCAAAGCTGCGTCTGTATCCAAAGATCCGGTATGAAAAACTCTCAAATCTGACATTAATCTAGATTTAAATCATCTTGTTCCTAAATTTCTTTCGTATTTTACTCTCTTGAACATGTCACTGAAGTTTTAAGTCGCCACGGTAACACAAATAGCTGCAGCACCGTTTTCAGATCACGTTGCTCTTACTTCATCCCGGTCTCATGAGAAGTGTCTGAGAGCTCATCTGTGATAAACTCTAAATCATTTTATATTCATCcgtcatgaaaaaaacaaaataaaaataaaacagatcaATCTCCATAACTGTCATCCCAAAGTTGGACTGATCCCGGACAAGCCCCCATTTAATTTAAATCTGGGACACAGAAACGAGCTGCAGCCGTAAAACTGTCCGACCAGTTGACCCAGTTTACAGGACGAAGCCTTTACACCACCCCAAACACCACCAGCATCGGTACCTTTGCTCACAAATGACCaaagaaataataaattaaactatttaGCACAAAAGCtacaaagagctgttagctgaaaacttggcatatctcagcatggtgtgcagtgtgtccttaaaacatttgaggaaactggacaagtggaggacagaagaagaagtgtcaggcctaaagaactatctccagcagatgaacaggatctgaaagtgatgtccttaagaaagaggaaaacatccagcaaagacctgacacaggagctgagagatgcatctggatgCATCtggagcccggagctcaacattactgaagcagtgtgggatcatgttgttcagagaacggaacaaaaggcagcccacatccaaagaagagctttgggatgtccttcaagaagcctggagaactattcctgaagactccttaaagaaaggacagaaagctcgtctgagagggttcaggctgtgctggaggagaaaggagctcagagcagatattcactttaagctgctcagaactgaactaactctggttttTACCTTATAAACTGGATTTATGTTCAAACACgtttcagtgcatctctgcagctgcttcctgctTTCCTGGAATTAAACACGTTACAATTTAGAATCTAAAATAGATTTTTAATCtctgtttcagtgtgtgtgtgtggatgattCAGTCAGACCGAATGTACACAGATGGAGATTCCTTCAGTAATTACATAAATGTTTTTGTGAAAACAAATGATTCATGTGAAAATCGGCTTCTTGGAACTGCAGAGTTAACATAACCCACAAAGAAACAACAGACAGATTCAGGAGAAACAcagatgaaaaataaagattCATTCATCCTTTCTCAACTGCTCATTTTGCACtaataacatttgcacaaatatcatcatagtacaatataatgtaaattatccatataccctatatttcttattggttcagtctgctcagttaaatttatttttacctttattgttaaatgtacaaatctgtttttatttagtttactgatgtttatttttatttttattattactattattattatttaccctactcttcatactgtagattttctatttatattctatttgcttgtttttcctttaattgtttacatatcttttatattgtacgctgttgcaacacaataatttcccaaattgggatgaataaagtacttatctatcatCTCTATCTTCTGTTGATTGATGAAGAAGAGGAGTCTTTACTGAGGTAACAAAAGCTGTTCTGACCCAACAGACGTAAGACACCATCCTGCTGCAGCGAGTGAAGATTAATCCGCCCCCGAGTGTCGTCCCAAAGGGGCCGACGCttcatttctgtttgtttaattcAAAGGTGCAGCTGGCTGCCATGTGAGGAAGTTACTGCGCTCATAAAACACGGAGCTCACAGCGACTTGTTGCACTTTTCTCCACGAGACAAGGAAAACGTCTGCTGTGAGCACACGCAGCCGCTCAGACTGCAGACGGGAATTATCCCAGAATAACACGAAACGTTAAGGTGAGCTCCTGCTCACTGAGCAGCTGAACTGGATAGTTTTAAGGGTTTTATCTGCAAAACCCACAGAGCGCTGCTGGGTTTCACAGATTTAAGGGTTTCCTGTAAAAATAACCATGGTAACCAGGCCGACCCCTCCCAGAAGAACCCAGTCTGTCCTCATTGGTCAGCTCCAGCAGCCTGATCAAGCTCCGCCCACCACCCTGCATCACCTGTTGCATTTAAGGGAGTaaaactaaggctgtgttccaaaccgcatacttctcctactactcctactaactttttgagttactacccaagatgcaacgtaacgtgtcatttcctgtcaaaacggcagtttcaagctagctataacaagggtaggttcacttcctgttttcaaaacaaaagccccaattgtatcgtaatggctgtgtttgaaaccgcatacttctcctacttctcctactaactttttgagttagtatgcaagtctgagtaagcgagaagttcccggatgcagactagattctctgaaatgttgggtatgcatcatgaggttactactcatactcaaactacccaagatgcaacgtaacgtgacgtcgccgatcgtcatttcctgtcaaaacggcagtttcaagctagctacaacgagggtaggttcacttcctgttttcagaacaaaagcaccaattgtatcgtaatggctttccctgtgataaaaggcaacgggtattttattttgtgaaaataacaggaagtgcgttgctcactgcggctagctttagtagcgccgaattcgtgggaacaaaattgtaaacagccggtattttgtcaggttttcaacacgttggggatctaaacgactactttctcacctgaaaatgtttcaaatgttgctaaagtttacagagtttagagcttaagagaaatcagcttcaggccggctgatttcggctcgggcaggagcgaaatgcattgtgggtaaacgctctgcatactgtctgatcactAAGCCTTCATACAAGTTGAGTTTTGCTGCCGTTGGCGGGTTAGATCGTGGGAGACGATCAGTTTGATTCTGAGGGGGCGTAACAGACATCTTGACCCGTCTCCAAACATCCTCTAAGTGGGTCAggagctgctttttcactccaAAAGGCTTTCGCTGCTCTGCTTTGATGAAACAACAGGGTTCCATCGAATGACAACAGCTCGTTTTGTCTCACCAACAGTCCCGAAAACGCCCCGTTTGAGAGGCTGAAGCCAGAAAACTTCGGCTTTAAGCACGAAAACCGTTTTCAGTTCAACTCTGAACGAGAACAACGGAGCATGGCAACAATGATGGAGCGCAGACTGAAGTCTGAGAGTCTCCGAACTGGAAAAGAAGCTCCTGAAAGCTCAGATTTGGTTTGTATACATACACGATATATTTTACCTTCTTCTGTCTTTACAACCGAAGACTGAATCCTGCAGAACCACAAACAGACATCACTTAAATTGAAGGAGAAGATAATGGACTTTGGCAGAAGAGCGTATttgaacatttttcatttttctcatgaACTCCTGCTCTGGCTTTAATGAAAACAATCTGCGGCATGCATCGTGTGATTGTCCATCAGTGGGTGGAATTTTTGAAGGCGGCCCAGCTTCAGATTCTGAGCATTTTTACGATTAAATCCTTTCAGCAATGTGCAGCTTTGGCGCAGTTTGGAGCCCCGTcaccaacaaaacaaacaaggaaAGCTCTGACACAAAGCTGGAAGTTCACCGTCAATCATAGAGTTTTATGCCTCTGAAATGACATTTTCTGTGCAGCTGCAACACAGAAAGCCACAGCAGGACAGGAAAAAGGGACATTTCCCTACTTTGGTGATGATGCGAAGCTTGTTTAACTTCATGAAAGGAAGTCTGTCCAGCCTCTGCGAGTCTTCGCCTCACAGCTAAtcttcctccttcctcctctcaCTCTGTAATCCCCCCTTCATTTACAGAAGATGGATCTTTACATACTGATGTCTTAACAGCTCATAAAATCTGATTTCAGAGCCAGAACATCGGAGAGGGAGGAGACTGTGAGCCGAACACTGAAACATGTGCGCGCTCCTTCTTTTTCTAAttatttgcatctgttttctcaTCTGATTAAAAAGATACGCAGTGAACTGGAACTAAAGAAATCTTGTTTGTTTCCAGATTCTTACAGAAATAAGTCCGAAGCAAACTTTTAGTTCAGCTTGTTCTGAACCCAAACTAAAACActcaaaactccgtttttgccCAGTTTAGACGATTAGAAACGATAATGACTCTAATTTAAATCCACTTTTGACTTCCATAAAGCCCTGCTCACCAAACTCAAAGCAACCAGTACCCAGATTAACAGCTCATATCATCAAAAACAGAGGTTAGACAACAAGAACTTAGCTTTGACCATCAAACACCCGGCACTAACAAAACCATCATTCACTGGATTTACAGCAGGATGGACTACACTCACCCGTAAGACAGTTCACACCAACACATGTGGAACAACCAGAAAACAATCAAGTacccagtttctgctgctgaaaACACTGGATACCAAGTTTAGACCAATTTACAACTGAATCCATCCAGTTTAGATCATGAAATACATCCTGAAAATGGAGTTAGACTTTCAGAACCCAGCTTAGACCTTCAGAAACCATCATCAAAAGCCACTGAGTACCCTGAGTAGACCATCAAATGCAAAGTTTAGACTATCAGAAGCAAAGTTTAGACCATCAGAAGCAAAGTTTAGCCCATCAGAAGCAAAGTTTAGACCATGAGAAGCAAAGTTAGACCAACAGAAGCAAAGTTAGACCATCAGAAGCAAAGTTAGACCAACAGAAGCAAAGTTAGACCATCAGAAGCAAAGTTTAGACCAACAGAAGCAAAGTTAGACCATCAGAAGCAAAGTTAGACCAT includes:
- the inhbaa gene encoding inhibin subunit beta Aa, yielding MSVLPLLSWTLLLLVQVQSAAAASSDSPPGLQPPSLTVHPLPDAAFSSHCPSCALARMRRSDGVTAADDRAEEEEEAAQQDVVEAVKRHILNMLHLQARPNITRPVPRAALLNALRKLHVGRVAEDGSVQIEGEEEARGRGGRGGGGGLGGAAAAARAGDAGDAQETTEIITFAEAGEAPGLVNFVLSKEGGDMSLVEQANVWLFLRLAKANRSRAKVTIRVFQQRRLPNGRPSPPQDDLLLAEKSVDTRRSGWHTFPVSAAVQALLEGAGATLSLRVSCPLCADTGATIVLVSGGSEASQRGSQREQSHRPFLMAVVRQGDGSDARRRRKRGLECDGKVRVCCKRQFYVNFKDIGWNDWIIAPSGYHANYCEGECPSHVASITGSTLSFHSTVISHYRMRGYSPFQNLRSCCVPTRLRAMSMLYYNEEQKIIKKDIQNMIVEECGCS